GATTCGTCGTCATCTCGATGCTGGGGAAATTGTTGTCGCGTGCGGGTTTCAGGGGATTGACGCTCTTTCAAACATCACGACGCTCGGACGCGGCGGAAGCGATACAACAGCGACTGCACTGGCTGCTGCACTTCAGGCAGATGAGTGTCAGATTTATACGGATGTGGAAGGAGTCTTCACGACTGATCCGCGTGCGGTGGATGAGGCGCGGAAGATTGAACAGCTTTCGTATGACGAAATGCTTGAACTGGCGAGCCTCGGTGCGGGCGTGATGCACTCTCGATCGATTGAGTTTGCTAAGAAGTTTCGTGTTCCGCTGCGGGTCAGGCCGTCGTTTAATGACGGGATGGGAACACTCATCGCAACTGCTGGTGAAGACCGAACGGTGACGGGTTTGGCTCTGGCCAAGAATGAAGCGCGAGTCACACTCGATGATTTGCCGGATGAACCGGGAGTGATGAGCACAATCTTCTCGTGTCTTTCGGACAGGAAGATTCCGATCGACATGGTCGTTCAGAACGTCGCTTCGAACGGCAAAGCCGAGGTCACATTCACCGTTCCTGAAGGAGATCTCGCGGAGACGCTGACCGCTGCCAATACGGCGATTGAACGGATCGGAGCAGGAACGATTCGCAGTGGAACTAACGTTGCAAAGGTCTCTGTCGTCGGAAGTGGAATGCAGTTCCACTCGGGCGTTGCAGCGCAGCTGTTTCAGATTCTTGCAGCACAGAACATCAACCTTGAGATGATTACGACGAGCGAGATCAAGGTTTCTGTGCTTGTGGCACGTGATCAGTGCCAGGAAGCTTTGCAGGCTGTGCATCGCGGTTTCCGGATGAATGCTGGTGATACCCACGTGCCAGCTGTGGGCTCCAAGGTGGCTCGTTCGGTCGAGCAATCGACAGCGAGCGAAGACGAGTTGCTCTCGCGAATCGTGGGGCGGTTGTCCAGCATGGAAGACATTGTCGTCAGCGAGATCACGCTCGACGAATCTCAATCGCGAATCACTCTGCATCACCTTCCGGACGTGCCGGGAACTTGCGCGAAATTGTTCCACGCGGTCGCTGACGGGAATGTGATGGTCGATATGATCGTGCAGAACATCAGCAACAGTGGTCACGCGGAAGTTTCGTTCACCGTGCCTCGAAGCGAAGTGGAACGCTGCATCGAACTTGTTGATCAGGTGCGAGCTGACTGGGAGGAATCAACAGTCACTCATGAAGCAGAGATCGCGAAGCTGAGCGTGTCAGGGATTGGCCTGCGGACTCACACAGGTGTCGGCGACAAGATGTTCCGAGCCCTTTCGGAGGCTGGAATCAATATCCAGATGATCAATACCAGTGAAATCCGCATGAGTGTCGTGGTCGACGCGAATCAGGGACAATCGGGGCTGCAGGCGCTTCAGGCAGTGTTTGGGCTGAAGGACGAACGCTGATTGCGGCGATTCGGGATTTCGACTCGAAGTCGACCGTGGCTCATCATATACTTGAGCAGCCACATTGAATGAACGCATTCGCACTCAATTCGCTCATTGCGAAGATGTTGAGTCAGCGAGTTTCCGCAATTGCAACGCGATTCATCAAACCGCGATCGTACGGGATACAGCATGAGCAGCGAGACGACGACTGAAGTTGGTAGTTACTTTGTCTCGAACTATCCACCTTTTTCCCAATGGAAGAAGGACAATCGGCACCAGTTTCTGGATGCTCTCGAGAAAGAGCCTGATCGCTCAATTCCGATGGGGATGTATCTGCATATTCCCTTTTGCCGGAAGCGGTGCAAGTTCTGTTACTTTCGGGTCTATACACAACAGAACGCCGAGACGATCAAGAACTACGTCGACACTCTCGACAAGGAAGTTCGACTTCTTCGAGACAAGCCCGCAATCGCGGATCGCGTTCTGAAGTTCGTCTACTTTGGAGGCGGAACTCCGTCTTACCTGAGTGCGAAGCAACTGTTGATGTTACGGGAGCGACTCAGTGAGTCTGTCTCCTGGGACAACGCAGAAGAAGTCACTTTCGAGTGTGAGCCGGGAACGCTGAGTCTCGAAAAGGTGCAAACGCTCAAAGAGATCGGAGTGACACGCGTTTCGTTGGGGGTGGAGAACTTCAACGATGCCATTCTCGAAGAGAACGGACGGGCGCACCTTTCACCGGAAATTCTGCGAGCCTACGACTGGATTCAGCAAGTTGGTTTCCCACAGGTGAACATCGACTTGATCGCGGGGATGGTCGGAGAGACCGACGAAAACTGGCACAAGTGCGTTGAAAAGGCTCTTGAGATGGAGCCGGACAATCTGACGATCTATCAGATGGAATTGCCATTCAATACTGTCTATTCGAAAGAGATTCTCGAAGAGGGTGCTGCGTCTCCCGTCGCTGACTGGCCGACCAAGCGTCGCTGGGCGAGTGAAGCGATTGATCGATTCCTGTCCGCTGGGTACCAGCTTTCCAGCGGAAACGAGTTGGTTAAGAACATTGATACGGACCGTTTCGTGTACCGCGACAATCTCTTCCGCGGAAGTGACATCGTGGCGGTCGGTGTTTCGAGCTTCGGTCATTTGCAGGGTGTGCACTACCAGAACAAAGATGAGCTCAACGACTACATCTCCACAGTTCAAGCTGGTGAATTGCCTGTGAATCGGGCGATGACTCCGACTTCTCATCAGAAGCTGATTCGCGAGTGGATCTTGCAGATGAAAGAGGGTCGCGTTGCTGTTGAGCCATTCAAAGCCAAGTTTGGAGTCGACCCGCTCGTCGAGTTTGCAGAACCGCTGTCGAACCAGCAGGTCGCAGGGTATCTGACGGTCGAGGAAGAAGAGGTTCGTCTTACTCGAAAAGGTCTGCTTCAGGTCGACAGCCTGCTGACGGAATACTTCGAAGAACAGCATCGCGAAGTTCGCTACACATGACCGAAAATCGTGATCAGGACCGGCCAGCTCGGGAGGTCCGAATTGTTTCGAGTGACAGCCTGGAACAAACTCAGGAGTTTGGTCGACTCTTCGCGACTGTGCTGCGAGAAGGCATGGTCGTCGCGCTGATTGGTGATCTGGGGGCTGGGAAAACTCATCTCGTTCAGTCGATTGCCGAAGCTTGTGGGGCAAATCGTGAGGATGTGAGTAGTCCGACGTTTGTTCTGATCCAGGAATACGACACGGCGATCCCGATCTGTCACATTGATGCGTACCGTCTCGGGGATGTCGATGAGTTTCTTGAACTCGGCGCAGATGAGCTTCTGGGAGGCGATTATCTCTGTCTGATTGAATGGGCTGATCGTGTGGAAGAGGCTTTGCCGCGAGATCAGATTCGAGTTGAAATCGTTCCCACTTCGGAAACCGGACGCCAGATACGCATCACTGCTGCGTCGTCTCTTTTGGACCAGTTGGAACAGAAGCTTGACGGTTCATCGATTTCTCTCGTCAGGAACGGTTGAAGTCCGTTCGATCGTTGGCGACACTGACAGCGACTCGATTCTTGGTGGAAAGTAGCATTTCATGACGACTGCTCTTACGAAGACGCTCTTTGACGAACTCGAACAGCTTGTTCTGATCGACCCGCACACACACATCAATCCGTTGTCAGCTCCTTCAGAGACGCTGGCGGATATCCTCGGGTATCACTATTACACCGAGCTTGCTCACTCGGCCGGGCTTGCGAAATCACAAATCGAAGAGGAAGGACTCGACCCCAAAACGAAGGTCGGTCGACTCATCGAGAAGCTGAGTGATCTCGACAACACTATTCAGGTGTCGTGGCTATTGGAAATCTGTCGGGAGTTCTTTGACTTCAAGGACGACCGAATCACGACCGACAACTGGGAAGCACTCTACGACACTGCTCAGCAGAAGTTTGCTCAGGAAGGTTGGGAACAACACGTTCTACAGCACAGCAAGCTGGAGAAAGTGTTCCTGACGAATGACTTCGACGATCCGCTCGAAGGGTTTGATACGAACGTCTATATTCCTTGTTTGCGAACTGACGATCTCGTCTTTCACTTCTTGAAGAAGTCGGTTCGGAATCGACTCAACGAGGCTTCGGGAATTGAA
The sequence above is drawn from the Thalassoglobus sp. JC818 genome and encodes:
- a CDS encoding aspartate kinase is translated as MSIIVQKFGGTSVANAEKIRAAAERAVAAHRNGHQVVMVVSARGKKTDELVQLAGELSESPAAREMDMLLSTGEQESVALMSMAIHSMGEKAVSLTGGQIGIVTDSTFSKARIQSISTDRIRRHLDAGEIVVACGFQGIDALSNITTLGRGGSDTTATALAAALQADECQIYTDVEGVFTTDPRAVDEARKIEQLSYDEMLELASLGAGVMHSRSIEFAKKFRVPLRVRPSFNDGMGTLIATAGEDRTVTGLALAKNEARVTLDDLPDEPGVMSTIFSCLSDRKIPIDMVVQNVASNGKAEVTFTVPEGDLAETLTAANTAIERIGAGTIRSGTNVAKVSVVGSGMQFHSGVAAQLFQILAAQNINLEMITTSEIKVSVLVARDQCQEALQAVHRGFRMNAGDTHVPAVGSKVARSVEQSTASEDELLSRIVGRLSSMEDIVVSEITLDESQSRITLHHLPDVPGTCAKLFHAVADGNVMVDMIVQNISNSGHAEVSFTVPRSEVERCIELVDQVRADWEESTVTHEAEIAKLSVSGIGLRTHTGVGDKMFRALSEAGINIQMINTSEIRMSVVVDANQGQSGLQALQAVFGLKDER
- the tsaE gene encoding tRNA (adenosine(37)-N6)-threonylcarbamoyltransferase complex ATPase subunit type 1 TsaE; protein product: MTENRDQDRPAREVRIVSSDSLEQTQEFGRLFATVLREGMVVALIGDLGAGKTHLVQSIAEACGANREDVSSPTFVLIQEYDTAIPICHIDAYRLGDVDEFLELGADELLGGDYLCLIEWADRVEEALPRDQIRVEIVPTSETGRQIRITAASSLLDQLEQKLDGSSISLVRNG
- a CDS encoding coproporphyrinogen-III oxidase family protein; this encodes MSSETTTEVGSYFVSNYPPFSQWKKDNRHQFLDALEKEPDRSIPMGMYLHIPFCRKRCKFCYFRVYTQQNAETIKNYVDTLDKEVRLLRDKPAIADRVLKFVYFGGGTPSYLSAKQLLMLRERLSESVSWDNAEEVTFECEPGTLSLEKVQTLKEIGVTRVSLGVENFNDAILEENGRAHLSPEILRAYDWIQQVGFPQVNIDLIAGMVGETDENWHKCVEKALEMEPDNLTIYQMELPFNTVYSKEILEEGAASPVADWPTKRRWASEAIDRFLSAGYQLSSGNELVKNIDTDRFVYRDNLFRGSDIVAVGVSSFGHLQGVHYQNKDELNDYISTVQAGELPVNRAMTPTSHQKLIREWILQMKEGRVAVEPFKAKFGVDPLVEFAEPLSNQQVAGYLTVEEEEVRLTRKGLLQVDSLLTEYFEEQHREVRYT